A genomic window from Accipiter gentilis chromosome 1, bAccGen1.1, whole genome shotgun sequence includes:
- the GABRD gene encoding gamma-aminobutyric acid receptor subunit delta isoform X2, with protein sequence MYGSKMEFLTWVFPALVLLCTQQHRCIRAMNDIGDYIGSNIEISWLPNLDDLMKGYARNFRPGIGGPPVNVALAIEVASIDHISEVNMEYTMTVFLHQSWRDDRLSYNHTNETLGLDSRFVDKLWLPDTFIVNAKSAWFHDVTVENKLIRLQPDGVILYSIRITSTVACDMDLSKYPMDEQECMLDLESYGYSSEDIVYHWSENQEEIHGLDKLQLAQFTITNYQFTTEMMNFKSGQFPRLSLHFHLRRNRGVYIIQSYVPSILLVAMSWVSFWISQSAVPARVSLGITTVLTMTTLMVSARSSLPRASAIKALDVYFWICYVFVFAALVEYAFAHFNADYMKKQKNKIKARRQSGEINVKNAIVLFSLSIAGVNQELAISHRQHRIPRSLPGSYGTIEIETGETKLQQVMKLDKKSGLKSLFKPIDADTIDIYARAVFPAAFAAVNVIYWVAYTM encoded by the exons AGCTATGAATGACATCGGAGATTACATAGGTTCCAACATCGAAATATCCTGGTTACCCAACCTGGATGATTTAATGAAAGGGTATGCACGTAATTTCAGGCCTGGGATTGGAG GTCCTCCCGTTAATGTTGCTCTTGCAATTGAAGTAGCCAGCATTGACCACATCTCAGAAGTGAACATG GAATATACCATGACGGTATTTTTGCACCAGAGCTGGCGAGATGACCGTCTGTCTTACAACCACACCAATGAAACTTTGGGCTTAGACAGCCGGTTTGTGGACAAGCTCTGGCTGCCAGATACTTTCATAGTAAATGCCAAGTCTGCCTGGTTCCATGATGTGACTGTGGAAAACAAACTTATCAGGCTCCAGCCAGATGGAGTCATTTTATACAGCATCAG GATTACCTCAACTGTGGCATGTGACATGGACCTTTCCAAGTATCCAATGGATGAGCAAGAATGCATGTTGGATTTGGAGAGCT ATGGCTACTCTTCAGAAGACATTGTCTACCACTGGTCAGAAAACCAGGAGGAAATCCATGGGCTGGATAAGCTGCAGCTTGCTCAATTCACAATTACCAATTACCAGTTCACAACAGAAATGATGAACTTCAAATCTG GTCAGTTTCCCAGGCTCAGTCTCCACTTCCATCTTCGGCGAAATCGAGGAGTTTACATCATTCAGTCTTATGTTCCTTCTATCTTACTAGTGGCCATGTCATGGGTATCCTTCTGGATCAGTCAGTCAGCTGTGCCTGCCAGGGTGTCATTAG GTATAACTACTGTTCTTACTATGACTACACTGATGGTCAGTGCCCGATCTTCGCTTCCACGAGCATCTGCCATCAAGGCGCTTGATGTTTACTTCTGGATTTGCTATGTGTTTGTCTTCGCTGCACTGGTAGAATATGCATTTGCACATTTCAATGCTGACtacatgaaaaagcaaaagaacaagaTAAAGGCAAGAAGGCAGAGTGGAGAG ATAAACGTGAAGAATGCcattgttctgttttccctttccatAGCTGGTGTGAACCAGGAACTGGCCATTTCCCATAGGCAGCACCGAATTCCCAGAAGCCTGCCTGGATCATATGGCACAATAGAAATAGAAACTGGAGAGACAAAACTGCAGCAAGTAATGAAACTGGATAAAAAGAGTGGTCTGAAGTCCCTCTTTAAGCCCATTGATGCTGATACCATTGATATATATGCCAGAGCCGTGTTCCCAGCAGCCTTTGCAGCAGTCAATGTTATATACTGGGTTGCAtacacaatgtaa
- the GABRD gene encoding gamma-aminobutyric acid receptor subunit delta isoform X1: protein MYGSKMEFLTWVFPALVLLCTQQHRCIRAMNDIGDYIGSNIEISWLPNLDDLMKGYARNFRPGIGGPPVNVALAIEVASIDHISEVNMEYTMTVFLHQSWRDDRLSYNHTNETLGLDSRFVDKLWLPDTFIVNAKSAWFHDVTVENKLIRLQPDGVILYSIRITSTVACDMDLSKYPMDEQECMLDLESYGYSSEDIVYHWSENQEEIHGLDKLQLAQFTITNYQFTTEMMNFKSAGQFPRLSLHFHLRRNRGVYIIQSYVPSILLVAMSWVSFWISQSAVPARVSLGITTVLTMTTLMVSARSSLPRASAIKALDVYFWICYVFVFAALVEYAFAHFNADYMKKQKNKIKARRQSGEINVKNAIVLFSLSIAGVNQELAISHRQHRIPRSLPGSYGTIEIETGETKLQQVMKLDKKSGLKSLFKPIDADTIDIYARAVFPAAFAAVNVIYWVAYTM from the exons AGCTATGAATGACATCGGAGATTACATAGGTTCCAACATCGAAATATCCTGGTTACCCAACCTGGATGATTTAATGAAAGGGTATGCACGTAATTTCAGGCCTGGGATTGGAG GTCCTCCCGTTAATGTTGCTCTTGCAATTGAAGTAGCCAGCATTGACCACATCTCAGAAGTGAACATG GAATATACCATGACGGTATTTTTGCACCAGAGCTGGCGAGATGACCGTCTGTCTTACAACCACACCAATGAAACTTTGGGCTTAGACAGCCGGTTTGTGGACAAGCTCTGGCTGCCAGATACTTTCATAGTAAATGCCAAGTCTGCCTGGTTCCATGATGTGACTGTGGAAAACAAACTTATCAGGCTCCAGCCAGATGGAGTCATTTTATACAGCATCAG GATTACCTCAACTGTGGCATGTGACATGGACCTTTCCAAGTATCCAATGGATGAGCAAGAATGCATGTTGGATTTGGAGAGCT ATGGCTACTCTTCAGAAGACATTGTCTACCACTGGTCAGAAAACCAGGAGGAAATCCATGGGCTGGATAAGCTGCAGCTTGCTCAATTCACAATTACCAATTACCAGTTCACAACAGAAATGATGAACTTCAAATCTG CAGGTCAGTTTCCCAGGCTCAGTCTCCACTTCCATCTTCGGCGAAATCGAGGAGTTTACATCATTCAGTCTTATGTTCCTTCTATCTTACTAGTGGCCATGTCATGGGTATCCTTCTGGATCAGTCAGTCAGCTGTGCCTGCCAGGGTGTCATTAG GTATAACTACTGTTCTTACTATGACTACACTGATGGTCAGTGCCCGATCTTCGCTTCCACGAGCATCTGCCATCAAGGCGCTTGATGTTTACTTCTGGATTTGCTATGTGTTTGTCTTCGCTGCACTGGTAGAATATGCATTTGCACATTTCAATGCTGACtacatgaaaaagcaaaagaacaagaTAAAGGCAAGAAGGCAGAGTGGAGAG ATAAACGTGAAGAATGCcattgttctgttttccctttccatAGCTGGTGTGAACCAGGAACTGGCCATTTCCCATAGGCAGCACCGAATTCCCAGAAGCCTGCCTGGATCATATGGCACAATAGAAATAGAAACTGGAGAGACAAAACTGCAGCAAGTAATGAAACTGGATAAAAAGAGTGGTCTGAAGTCCCTCTTTAAGCCCATTGATGCTGATACCATTGATATATATGCCAGAGCCGTGTTCCCAGCAGCCTTTGCAGCAGTCAATGTTATATACTGGGTTGCAtacacaatgtaa